In Papaver somniferum cultivar HN1 chromosome 1, ASM357369v1, whole genome shotgun sequence, a genomic segment contains:
- the LOC113311068 gene encoding uncharacterized protein LOC113311068, whose protein sequence is MASEDINNLTDRFDSTSIESPEDIRQVVNAAQIDPTVCLQRNGYTVIGNIITPNTFSRGFAEKQARLIWKNKVGNFELRRKSKNLFTFTFESKEDWKWVLSEAPWCLDGFLWILNPWNPTHNHRDLVFDKQQFWVTFKDFPEEFLNVYVANEIGAVLGEVKELDSEDAKPIDSNDVSALIEIKINKSLIRGVLSQNAANCTQWIPFFYQKQPHQLCPACFILDHDDDDCKNKAKEVRDLSQQLFGFLDKIPYNMTSNDYWNIEDAPTRISPKKSSKAKKANIVLFVRPEDCHYCNSV, encoded by the coding sequence TTCAATTGAGTCACCTGAAGACATCAGACAAGTTGTCAATGCTGCACAAATTGACCCAACTGTTTGCCTCCAAAGGAATGGTTACACTGTCATTGGAAATATCATCACTCCAAACACCTTCAGCAGGGGATTTGCTGAAAAACAAGCCAGATTAATTTGGAAAAACAAAGTTGGTAACTTTGAGCTAAGAAGGAAAAGCAAGAATTTGTTTACTTTCACTTTTGAGTCCAAAGAGGATTGGAAATGGGTACTTTCTGAAGCCCCTTGGTGCTTGGATGGTTTCTTATGGATTCTCAATCCATGGAATCCAACCCATAACCACAGGGATTTGGTTTTTGATAAGCAGCAATTTTGGGTAACTTTCAAAGACTTTCCAGAGGAATTTCTCAATGTTTATGTAGCCAATGAGATAGGAGCTGTTTTGGGTGAAGTCAAGGAGTTGGATTCAGAAGATGCCAAACCAATTGATTCCAATGATGTGTCTGCTCTCattgaaataaaaattaataagtcTCTTATTAGAGGAGTTCTCTCTCAGAATGCAGCAAACTGTACCCAATGGATTCCTTTCTTCTACCAGAAACAACCTCACCAACTATGCCCAGCTTGTTTCAtccttgatcatgatgatgatgattgcaAGAATAAGGCAAAGGAAGTTAGAGATCTTTCTCAACAGTTATTCGGGTTCCTGGACAAGATCCCCTACAACATGACAAGCAATGATTACTGGAACATTGAGGATGCTCCTACTAGAATCTCTCCAAAGAAAAGCAGCAAGGCTAAGAAAGCCAATATTGTGTTGTTTGTTAGACCTGAGGATTGCCATTATTGCAACTCAGTGTAA